The following coding sequences lie in one Salarias fasciatus chromosome 7 unlocalized genomic scaffold, fSalaFa1.1 super_scaffold_4, whole genome shotgun sequence genomic window:
- the crb2a gene encoding protein crumbs homolog 2a, producing MMMFKWGLLCTATADRCLSAPCQNAATCVDTMDDYACICARDGVRYMGKNCDQLYDACVFAPCEVCSSVPGTTEYRCVCPDGLTGDNCTQDVDECLSDPCSAPRSLCVDRLNGYFCRCPPGFGGRDCRTHVTDCIDEPCRNNGTCVLLPEGFECHCAAGYEGKTCEEDVNECLSEPCQNGAICVDGPAEFHCFCVPGFQGYNCEIDINECASRPCENNATCINEKDHYQCECLEGFSGVNCENEIDECESSPCQNGATCQDLTGMYSCQCLPGFDGVDCQVDVDECASEPCQNGAPCHDLVNSYECDCSGTGFEGDHCELDIPECLSEPCQHGATCLEGIRGYSCLCWPGYEGLNCEVDVDECAEAPCENGGECFERSDPSDWDEDWELNFADAAGYICQCQPGFAGENCSVNIDECESEPCKYGGTCEDGVNGYTCTCPEGFVGQLCEVDVDECESQPCQNGGWCEDGRASYTCHCPEVPPGQLPWGGDHCTVQLHGCRDHRCQNGATCLPWLEDGQHGHTCLCPHGFYDEHCSTRTTFSFSSPGFLHILVVLEERVRREVQHHAHGGLGVQMRFRTTLPNMLLFFRGDVSNHLLLEVVDGRLHANAFSEESELDVVFPRPVSDGDWQDVHVYVHDGRLVLTLRGPGCDGNGCRVTDGGAGDPPFQPSEAFSHVYVGGAPEELMEYSQSAAGFIGCMEDLVVDAKPILPQALPESQAPELGCSKTDWCEPDPCHQHGRCVDLWTSYRCDCERPFHGESCSEEFPSWTYSHEDTLSFSAYQVDRDHGSNFTVSFFLRSLKPDGLLFQLRGEAGEAGGRPYFSVYLGMGRVLVSSLPGSAPLTAPVFVTTGEKQLLRVEVRRRQVIFQHAGLRYAVGQFPQVEVSRGDRAYVGGLPTDWDAQGWGGHFKGCLQDLRLDSVHLNVEDRDDEDEEDEEDVNLSVQAENMKRDCISDDTCKIRPCQSGGKCMVTFNDFSCSCPEDYTGKTCETRVWCVSDPCVRGGKCVDLPDGYECVYNATFENNPVWFSAGGSLTQPVSDVYLELRTRSENAVLLRASWGPHLLLVGLLDASVRVEIHLGDGDGEVLVFTGVRHMADGKWHRVRIFMADRELRSSPWVIAVDGITDASSAPQRAGSIHFLVEKAATLAVAESFTGCLGAIRLGGVYLPFVDNYKAPQAAQFHVVGKPRIQLGCSSAPVCDSDPCLNGATCLDLFNKFGCVCDSGWEGETCEVDADDCASQPCVHGSCKDYLAGFECRCQAGYAGTLCDEDLDECEQHPCEHGGTCQDGPNMFTCTCPRDYSGPRCQWDYPPAQCGRDVQCVNDGVCNDGPWGANCTCMPGFTGSRCETEIDECQSNPCRNGGSCLDRFNMFVCECPPGYSGSTCDTNKQAQKHVLPWLVAVVPLLCICVLVLIAGLAVMVFTARKKRQSEGVYSPSAQELAGARLEMDSMLKVPPEERLI from the exons GCCTGCTGTGCACGGCCACAGCGGACAGGTGTTTGTCGGCGCCGTGCCAAAACGCCGCCACCTGTGTGGACACCATGGACGACTACGCCTGCATCTGCGCCCGGGACGGGGTGCGCTACATGGGGAAGAACTGCGACCAGCTGTACGACGCCTGCGTCTTCGCTCCGTGCGAGGTGTGCTCCAGCGTCCCCGGCACCACGGAGTACCGCTGCGTCTGTCCCGACGGGCTGACCGGGGACAACTGCACCCAGGACGTGGACGAGTGCCTGAGCGACCCCTGCTCCGCGCCCCGCTCCCTGTGCGTGGACCGGCTCAACGGCTACTTCTGCAGGTGTCCGCCGGGCTTCGGGGGGCGGGACTGCAGGACCCACGTCACCGACTGCATCGACGAGCCCTGCAGGAACAACGGCACCTGCGTCCTGCTCCCCGAGGGCTTCGAGTGTCACTGCGCCGCCGGGTACGAGGGCAAGACGTGCGAGGAGGACGTGAACGAGTGTCTGTCGGAGCCCTGCCAGAACGGGGCCATCTGCGTGGACGGGCCGGCCGAGTTCCACTGCTTCTGCGTGCCGGGATTCCAGGGATACAACTGCGAGATCGACATCAACGAGTGCGCCTCCAGACCCTGCGAGAACAACGCCACCTGCATCAACGAGAAGGACCACTACCAGTGCGAGTGCCTGGAGGGCttctcag gagtGAACTGTGAGAATGAGATCGACGAGTGTGAGTCCAGCCCCTGTCAGAACGGCGCCACCTGCCAGGACCTGACGGGGATGTACTCCTGCCAGTGCCTGCCGGGGTTCGACGGGGTCGACTGCCAGGTGGACGTTGACGAGTGCGCCAGCGAGCCCTGCCAGAACGGAGCGCCGTGCCACGACCTGGTCAACAG CTACGAGTGCGACTGCAGCGGCACCGGGTTCGAGGGCGATCACTGTGAGCTGGACATCCCCGAGTGTCTGTCCGAGCCCTGCCAGCACGGCGCCACCTGCCTGGAGGGAATCCGGGGATACTCCTGCCTCTGCTGGCCAG GCTATGAGGGGCTGAACTGTGAGGTGGACGTGGACGAGTGCGCCGAGGCTCCCTGTGAAAACGGCGGCGAGTGCTTCGAGAGGTCGGACCCGTCGGACTGGGACGAGGACTGGGAGCTGAACTTCGCCGACGCGGCAGGGTACATCTGTCAGTGTCAGCCGGGGTTCGCAG GAGAGAACTGCTCGGTCAACATCGACGAGTGCGAGTCTGAACCCTGCAAGTACGGAGGCACGTGTGAAGACGGCGTCAACGGATACACCTGCACCTGTCCTGAGGGATTCGTCG GTCAGCTGTGTGAGGTGGACGTGGACGAGTGTGAGAGTCAGCCCTGTCAGAACGGGGGCTGGTGTGAAGACGGGAGAGCGTCCTACACCTGCCACTGCCCTGAGGTGCCGCCGGGGCAGCTTCCCTGGGGGGGGGACCACTGCACGGTCCAGCTGCACGGCTGCCGGGACCACCGGTGCCAGAACGGAGCCACCTGCCTGCCCTGGCTGGAGGACGGACAGCATGGACACAcgtgtctctgtcctcacgGCTTCTACGACGAGCACTGCTCCACCAGGAccaccttctccttctcctcccctggATTCCTCCACATCCTGGTGGTCCTGGAGGAGCGGGTCCGCAGGGAGGTGCAGCACCACGCCCACGGAGGACTCGGGGTCCAGATGCGTTTTCGGACCACCCTTCCGaacatgctgctgtttttcaggggGGACGTGTCGAACCACCTCCTCCTGGAGGTTGTGGATGGACGTCTTCATGCCAACGCTTTCTCTGAGGAGTCTGAGCTGGACGTGGTCTTCCCCCGGCCGGTCAGTGACGGAGACTGGCAGGACGTCCACGTGTACGTCCACGATGGACGTCTGGTTCTGACTCTGAGAGGCCCCGGCTGTGACGGGAACGGGTGCAGGGTGACCGACGGCGGAGCAGGTGACCCGCCCTTCCAGCCCTCGGAGGCCTTCAGTCATGTGTATGTGGGCGGAGCCCCGGAGGAGCTGATGGAGTACTCCCAGAGTGCCGCGGGCTTCATCGGGTGTATGGAGGACCTGGTGGTGGATGCTAAGCCCATTCTGCCGCAGGCTCTCCCGGAGAGCCAGGCCCCCGAGCTGGGATGCAGTAAGACCGACTGGTGCGAGCCGGATCCCTGCCATCAGCACGGGCGCTGCGTGGACCTGTGGACCAGCTATCGCTGCGACTGTGAGCGGCCCTTCCACGGTGAAAGCTGCTCTGAAG AGTTCCCTTCATGGACGTACAGTCACGAGGACACTCTGAGCTTCAGCGCCTACCAGGTGGACCGAGACCACGGCAGCAACTTCACCGTGTCCTTCTTCCTGAGGTCTCTGAAGCCGGACGGTCTGCTGTTCCAGCtgaggggggaggcgggggaggcgggggggcggCCGTACTTCTCCGTCTACCTGGGGATGGGCCGGGTGCTGGTGAGCTCGCTGCCCGGCAGCGCTCCGCTCACCGCTCCCGTATTTGTGACGACGGgcgagaagcagctgctgcgggtGGAGGTTCGACGGCGACAGGTGATCTTCCAGCACGCCGGGCTCCGCTACGCTGTGGGACAGTTCCCCCAGGTGGAGGTGTCCCGCGGGGACAGGGCCTACGTGGGGGGACTCCCCACGGACTGGGACGCCCAAGGGTGGGGGGGGCATTTCAAAGGCTGCCTGCAGGACCTTCGCCTGGACTCAGTGCACCTGAACGTGGAAGACAGGGatgacgaggacgaggaggacgaggaggacgtgAATTTATCCGTCCAggctgaaaacatgaagaggGACTGCATCAGCGACGACACCTGCAAG ATCAGGCCCTGCCAGAGCGGAGGGAAGTGCATGGTCACCTTTAACGACTTCTCGTGCTCGTGTCCGGAGGATTACACTGGGAAGACCTGCGAGACCCgggtgtggtgtgtgagtgacCCCTGTGTCCGCGGAGGGAAGTGTGTGGACCTCCCCGATGGCTACGAAT GTGTGTATAACGCCACGTTTGAGAACAACCCGGTGTGGTTCAGCGCCGGCGGCTCGCTCACCCAGCCCGTCTCAGACGTGTACCTGGAGCTGCGGACCCGGTCGGAGAACGCCGTCCTGCTGAGGGCCTCCTGGGGCCcccacctgctgctggtgggCCTGCTGGACGCCTCGGTCCGGGTGGAGATCCACCTGGGCGACGGCGATGGCGAGGTGCTGGTCTTCACGGGGGTGCGGCACATGGCGGATGGGAAGTGGCACCGCGTACGCATCTTCATGGCGGACAGGGAGCTCAGGTCCTCGCCGTGGGTCATCGCCGTGGACGGGATCACGGACGCCAGCAGCGCCCCGCAGCGGGCCGGCAGCATTCACTTCCTGGTGGAGAAGGCGGCCACGCTGGCCGTGGCGGAGAGCTTCACTGGCTGTCTGGGGGCCATCAGACTCGGGGGGGTCTACCTCCCCTTCGTGGATAACTACAAGGCCCCGCAGGCCGCCCAGTTCCACGTGGTGGGAAAACCCCGGATCCAGCTGGGCTGCAGCAGCGCCCCGGTGTGCGATTCGGACCCCTGCCTGAACGGAGCCACCTGCCTGGACCTCTTCAACAAGTTCGGCTGTGTGTGCGACTCGGGCTGGGAGGGGGAGACGTGCGAGGTGGACGCAGACGACTGTGCGTCTCAGCCCTGTGTGCACGGCAGCTGTAAGGACTACCTGGCCGGGTTCGAGTGCCGCTGCCAGGCCGGGTATGCTGGGACGCTCTGCGATGAAGACCTGGATGAGTGTGAGCAGCATCCCTGTGAACATGGAGGGACCTGTCAGGACGGACCTAACATGTTCACCTGCACCTGCCCCAGGGACTACAGCGGCCCTCGCTGCCA GTGGGACTATCCTCCAGCGCAGTGCGGCCGGGACGTCCAGTGTGTGAACGACGGAGTGTGTAACGACGGCCCCTGGGGGGCCAACTGTACCTGCATGCCTGGATTCACTGGGAGCAG ATGTGAAACGGAGATCGACGAGTGTCAGAGTAACCCCTGTCGAAACGGGGGCTCCTGTCTGGATCGCTtcaacatgtttgtgtgtgaatgtcctCCGGGATACAGCGGCTCCACCTGCGACACCAAC AAACAGGCCCAGAAGCACGTCCTGCCCTGGCTGGTGGCCGTCGTCCCTCTGCTCTGCATCTGCGTCCTGGTCCTGATCGCCGGGCTCGCCGTCATGGTGTTCACCGCCCGCAAGAAGCGCCAGTCGGAGGGCGTGTACAGCCCCAGCGCCCAGGAGCTGGCCGGGGCCCGGCTGGAGATGGACAGCATGCTGAAGGTCCCTCCGGAGGAACGGCTCATCTGA